The Rufibacter sp. DG15C region GTCCTCATTAACCAAGTAATAACTCTATTTCTCATGGCTTCTGATACTTCTGGTTTCACAGATTACTTCAACATAGATGACCTCCTGACAGATGAGCACAAGCTCATTCGGCAGACCATGCGTGACTTTGTCAAGCGCGAAATCTCTCCTAACATTGAAAAGTGGGCACAAGACGCGCACTTCCCTACTGAGATTGTCAAGAAATTTGGCGACGTGGGCGCGTTTGGTCCTACCATCCCCACACAATACGGCGGGGGAGGCCTGGACTACATCAGCTACGGACTTATCATGCAGGAGATTGAGCGCGGTGACTCTGGGATGCGTTCCACGGCGTCAGTACAAGGGTCTCTGGTGATGTACCCCATTTACGCTTACGGCTCTGAGGAACAACGCAACAAGTACCTGCCTAAGCTAGCCAGCGGCGAGTGGTTGGGTTGTTTTGGCCTGACGGAGCCGGACCACGGTTCTAACCCAGGCGGTATGACTACCAACATCAAGGACATGGGCGACCATTACCTGTTGAATGGAGCCAAGCTTTGGATTTCTAATTCACCCGAAAGCCAGGTGGCGGTGGTTTGGGCCAAAAACGAGGAAGGCAGAATCAAGGGCTTGATTGTTGAGCGCGGCATGGAAGGCTTTACCGCCCCAGAGATCCACAATAAATGGAGCTTGCGCGCTTCGGTGACCGGCGAGCTGGTATTTGACAACGTGAAAGTGCCTAAGGAAAACCTGCTACCCAATATTGACGGTCTGAAAGGACCGTTGGGATGCTTGGACTCTGCCCGTTACGGGATAGCCTGGGGAGCCATTGGCGCCGCCATTGACTGCTATGAGTCTGCCTTGAAATATGCCAAAGAACGCATCCAGTTCGGTAAGCCTATTGCCAGCTTCCAGTTAATCCAGAAGAAGCTCGCCGAGATGATCACGGAGATTACCAAAGCGCAGTTGATGGTGTGGCGTTTAGGTATGTTGAAGAACGAAGGCAACGCCACTACCCAGCAAATCTCCATGGCCAAGCGCAACAGCGTAGACATGGCCTTGCACATTGCCCGCGAAGCCCGCCAGATTCACGGTGGTATGGGCATCACCGGTGAG contains the following coding sequences:
- a CDS encoding acyl-CoA dehydrogenase family protein; amino-acid sequence: MASDTSGFTDYFNIDDLLTDEHKLIRQTMRDFVKREISPNIEKWAQDAHFPTEIVKKFGDVGAFGPTIPTQYGGGGLDYISYGLIMQEIERGDSGMRSTASVQGSLVMYPIYAYGSEEQRNKYLPKLASGEWLGCFGLTEPDHGSNPGGMTTNIKDMGDHYLLNGAKLWISNSPESQVAVVWAKNEEGRIKGLIVERGMEGFTAPEIHNKWSLRASVTGELVFDNVKVPKENLLPNIDGLKGPLGCLDSARYGIAWGAIGAAIDCYESALKYAKERIQFGKPIASFQLIQKKLAEMITEITKAQLMVWRLGMLKNEGNATTQQISMAKRNSVDMALHIAREARQIHGGMGITGEYPIMRHMMNLESVITYEGTHDIHLLITGADITGIQAFK